A stretch of DNA from Takifugu rubripes chromosome 15, fTakRub1.2, whole genome shotgun sequence:
ACAAAGGTAAACCCCCGGACCCCCTGTGTTTGCCCCCTCAGGCCCCCTACGTGGACGTCGTCTGTGTGAACAGCTATTTCTCCTGGTACCACGATTCGGGCCACCTGGACGTCATCGGCATCCAGCTCAACACCCAGTTCGACAACTGGTACTCGCTGTACAGGAAGCCCATCATCCAGAGTGAATACGGCGCCGACGCCGTGGCGGGCCTTCACAGCGTGAGCACGCGTCACACTTGTCTTTCTGGGGTCCCAGCCTCAGGTTTGCTCCCtgtcccagcagctgaaggggcTTTTCGTCCATTCTGCAGGATCCACCCATGATGTTTACAGAGGAGTACCAGAAGGAGGTGCTGAGGAGCTACCACAGTGCCTTTGACCAGAAGAGGAAGCAGTACGTCGTCGGAGAACTCATCTGGAACTTCGCTGACTTCATGACCGCTCAAGGTAGCTGCAGCTGGACTCACCTGTggaggcacagctggaggagctgtggagggaaCAGGCCGAGTCAGGAGTTCCTGCTCCTCTAATGTGCCAGGAGTTATTGCAGATCCTAGATTACTGCTGCCGAACAATAAACCCCCGCTCGTTAGCGTCTGACGCTGACGAGATTAGAGGATTACCTCCCACAGGTGAACGAAAGGCTCATGAGCAGGACGCTTCATAAAGCCGTAGAAACAGTGGTGGACCTGGGCCATTCAGACAGTAGAACCGCTGGCCCCCCGGGGCCCTCTGCTGGCCCCCCGGGGCCCTCTGCTGGCCCCCCGGGGCCCTCTGCTGGCCCCCCGGGGCCCTGGTGTGTGTGATGCTCCTCTGTGGCCTCATcatttcttctctgtctgcaggtgtcacaCGAGTGGTGGGAAACAAGAAGGGGGTGTTCACCAGACAACGGCAGCCCAAAGCCGCCGCCTTCCTCCTGAAAGAGCGATACTGGGCGCTGGCCAATGAAACGGGCCGCCTGCCTCCCTGGACCAAGTACCCCTGCTcacaatgacccccccccattGAAGCACTGTCTTATGGAAAATGCTGGTGAACGTGGTCACGTGTCATTTTTAGAACCAAAGAGCATTTTTTGATGCTGCTACGAGAGCTTCTAGTGCCTTTAGTTGGAACGTTGCTTTTCACTTCTGATAGATGAAGATTTTGATGATCAAATGTGACATTCCAGTGTCATTTAAAGCCTCTGGATGCACCTGAACGGGGGTGCGACCTTCCCCTAAACTGGCTTTCTGTGCGTTTcattccctgtgtgtgtgagtaactACTTTTCTAAAATAAACCTGCACACCAAGAACAACTGTCCTTCGTGCACGTGCTGAGAACTGGAGGCACCAGGAGGCCCGTTTGGCCCAGCATAAGAACCAGCTGTCCCAATGCTTGGCCGACCTGGCTGTGACCTCAGGTGACCCCTCCACATGGGTCTGAGAATGGTGAAACTCTGGAAGAAATCATGTGGTGAGAAGCTTCTGAGGGAATGTTTTAATGGTAGATCATTTCCACACGACAACGACACAATTAAAAACCCTTTTCCAGGAACTTCCCTTCAGTGCGATGGATTGAACACCTTCCTGCCGCTCCTGTAACACTGCcacaagaaaacacatttgaaaatgacacAAGACAGATTTGGCAATGCAGAGGTGCCCGGTGAGCCTTCCTCCACAGGGGAGTCCCAGGGGGGTCCTGAAATCAGGGGTTTGACCTTCAAATGATGTGGggaagcagcaggacaggactgGTCTGAACAGGGTCCAGGTTGAGGGAGAGACGTGCGACAGGACCTTTCAATTCCGCATGATGGATGCATCATTTTAAGAGGGCGGAGCCGCGCTTGCTGATCCAACAGGAGGCACTTttcttggtggtggtggtgttaaGGAGGGGCAGTTTTCCTCTGGGCTGGAGTAGCGGGTGAATTCAGCGCCACCACGGGCAGCTTCAGACCTGCCAGCGTGAAGCTCCGCGCGGCTCCAGACGTGAAGCTCCGCagggctccaagcgtgaagctccacagggctccaagcgtgaagctccaCAGGGCTCCAAGCGTGATGCTCTGCGtggctccaagcgtgaagctccacagggctccaagcgtgaagctctgcgtggctccaagcgtgaagctctgCGTGGCTCCAGACGTGAAGCTCCACagggctccaagcgtgaagctctgcgtggctccaagcgtgaagctctgcgtggctccaagcgtgaagctccgcacggctccagacgtgaagctccgcagggctccagacgtgaagctccgcagggctccaagcgtgaagctccgcacgGCTCCAGACGTGAAGCTCCGCAGGGCTCCAGACGTGAAGCTCCGCAGGGCTCCAAGCATGAAGCTCCGCGCGGCTCCAGACGTGAAGCTCCGCGCGGCTCCAAGTGTGATGCTCCGCaccaagcgtgaagctccgcacggctccagacgtgaagctccgcaccaagcgtgaagctccgcagggctccaagcgtgaagctccgcacggctccaagcgtgaagctccgcaccaagcgtgaagctccgcgcggctccaagcgtgaagctccgcaccaagcgtgaagctccgcagggctccaagcgtgaagctccgcagggctccaagcgtgaagctccgcaccAAACATGAAGCTCCGCACGGCTCCAGACGTGAAGCTCCGCGcggctccaagcgtgaagctccgcgtggctccagacgtgaagctccgcagggctccaagcgtgaagctccgcgTGGCTCCAGGCGTGAAGCTCCGCagggctccaagcgtgaagctccgcaccAAACATGAAGCTCCGCAcggctccaagcgtgaagctccgcaccAAACATGAAGCTCCGCAcggctccaagcgtgaagctccgcaccAAACATGAAGCTCCGCagggctccaagcgtgaagctccgcgtggctccagacgtgaagctccgcagggctccaagcgtgaagctccgcaccAAACGTGAAGCTCCGCGCGGCTCCAAGTGTGATGCTCCGCATCTGCTGATGAATGAGAACCACTAACAGGCGcgtgggagctgcaggagctccacgTCAGGCAGctggctgctcctcatcctTCGCTGCGTCTCAGGGAAAGAACGGAGCGTTTGTGTGGCGGCAGACGGCTCAGCACTGATGCATGCTGGGCCACGGCCACCAGTCATGGGGAAAGTCGGCTCTTCCTGGCTGGTTTATCATCAGTTGCGATGGTCTCCTTTAAGCTAAATCTGTGAAAACCTCTCAATGGGtggtgcatgtgcacgtgcacgtgaaggCTCCTCTATCTTCATACGTGTGGATGGACCAGACAGACgtcacagcagcaaaaacagcagaaccacaggcGGCGTTGAGCCCACCAGAGGGAAACGGCCAGTTTCCCCCTGCCCGCCATCACGAGGTCACCACGGCCGTCAGAGCCGGACCTCTGCACGGGTCCGGACCTCTGCACGGGTCCGGTGTCGCTCCTCTCTGGGGCAGAAGAGCAACTGTGGACCAGAACCTGCCTCCAGGAAGCCGCCCGGACGGCTCTGCTGGATCCTCCCGCCTCCACATATGGCTTCTGGACGGACGCCTGGTCCTTCAGAATCGTTTGTCCTCGTCACTTTTGTTGGCGTCCCGCCGAAGAACTGCAACTCAGCTCGGAAAGATCACCGTCACAGTTGGGCTCAGGTGAGAACCAAAGAGGAGGAACTAAACCAAAGAGGAGGAACTAAAGCAAAGAGGAGGAACTAAAGCGTGGAGGTGGACACAAGGGGAAGGTGCGGGACGCTGTAGGAGCAACCTTCTCCACCTCAGCAGCGTTGAGGAGGGAGGAACACTTCGCTGGTACCTTCAGTTACAAAAGAGTGGTCACAAAAATAAAGCCTTGCACCTGTGACAGCTCAACGGGACCAGGACCGGAACACAGAAGAACCGTCGCCCTCCTCCAGGCACGTTTGCTGGTCAGGGATGCGTTTCAGACGAGAGCGAGGGCGCCTTCGCGCTAACGTTGGCGAATAACCGGAAGAATCCCGAACGACGCTGACGTGCACGCCTGACCAGGAGTGCAGGGCAGAAGATGTCCCGAGCtcatcctctgcctcctccacccaggaggACCAGCTGATCACGTCCTGGTCCGTCCCAGCCTAGACTGGAGCACTGCTCAGCAGCTGTGTGCGGGAcctcccccgtcctcctctctggactccagcGGTCccttcagacacaaacatgccACACGTCGTgaagaaacaaagcaaaaacgCCTCCATCGGTACGAGTGGGATCCTTCACGCAGATCCGGGCAGACTTCCGTCTCCAAACGGCACAATTTGGGAAGGGGTTGTTAAATTTGGGACCTGATTATTTAGGTGCTTTGCTGCTGTGCAGGACCAGGGCCTCCAcaccccctccatcctcctgctccccctccaCCCACACCTTTTTGTTCACATGTGCTCCATCCTTCCTGGCCGGGGCGCGGCGCCACCAGCCCCGTCCCACGCGGACTCAAGGTTAAAGGAAATTTAAGAGGCCGTCATCCTGGCAGAAGCCTCCACGCGTGACACGCCGAGGTACCGGGCCCCACGCTTGGGTTATTTttgaaacacagcagcagaaacattgTTTGGAAGCAAGGTCTCCTGGAGGCAATTCAAATGGCCAGAGGTCacgtgtttgttctttttttttttgacgttgttgtttgtttatttgatttttcaCCGCCGTTCTGAACAGCTTAGTCCTGCTTGGCCTggagcttctgcttccaggcCTCGTTCAAGTAAACCAGTCGCTTGTAGTTGAGGACAAAAAGGATGAAGTTCAGCGCGTACGTGGTGACGCAGATGACGCACAGGTCCTTGAGGACAAAGTAGAGGATGTAGCCCAGGTAGAGCGAGCCCACCACCGACATGATGGACGTGGTCATGAGGATCAGGGCCGCCATCGCACTGACCGTCATTCCTGGAGccggagaagagaggagagcttagacagagctgcagcacagacatgaAGAGAGAGAGCGCTCCCGGCCACAGGCGCCGGCCCGTGGTGGCGCCGGCCCGTGGCGGCGCCACCAGCAGGCCGCCGGAGTCACCCGCACTTTGACTCTGATTGGTGGCAACATTAAGGGTTAGTTACTGGTGAGACGACCTTAAATGAGGTCATCCcaactggggagggggggtcatgtgacccagggAGCCCCAGGCCAGACGAGAGTGTGTGTCAGAACCAGAcgggcagaaacaggaagtgagtgtgATATAAAGCCTTCCTCCGTGTAATAGCACCACTATTTGTGGCCACTGATGTGACGGTCATGTGAGCTGGCATTAGTCAAGTGTAGCGTTTGGGTCGGGCCGCTCCGGTCCCGCTCCGGCCCATCTTACCTAGTAAAAGCTGGAAGGCGTAAAAGACGATCCCGTAGACGCTGTTGGGTTGGTTCAGTGCGCTGTCGTTCCCAAAAATGGAGCCCAAGAGTCCAAATCCTCGGCCCCACCTAAAGCACACAGACACGTGAGCGGTGgaggcagcaacagcaaacgtctccaccagctgctgaaCGGTTCCGACAGGCCCGTCCAGCAGAACTCTGGGGAAAACCTGACTCAACTGGTCCATTACTGTACTGCCAGTTCAGAAAATCAATGAATTCTGATAAGACAGAGGAGACGGAAGCGTAGCAGAGGGGCCGGTGTTGGGCAGAAGGTGCCGGGTTGGGTTTGCCTCAGAACCTTCACCCAAAGCCCACCACGTCCAGGGTGGGTGGAAACCGGGTCTGAACACTTTGGCtcacatttacaataaaaaggCAACACTTCATCAGAGCAGCGGGATGGTGTCATTCCCCTCATAATTCTAGTGGTGAAACATCAAATATTAACAGGGATAaagcggacacacacacacacacacacacacacacacacgcggttgGTGACAAACTTTCAGCCACAAAGGAACAGAACGCGCTGCAACACCCTCCTGACAAACAGCTCCGCTTCTTGACAGGCTACATTCCACTCAACGTGTCCGACGGGTTTCTTCAGAACCAGCCCAATCTTCCTGGGCTCAGTCTTCCCTGGGTTCGGGTCATTTCCCACCTGAGCCGTTGATCCGTCTGCTAACAAAGTCCCGACCCAACAGGGGGCCACCCAGACGGGGTTCCCCCGTGCTCCGGGTGGCTCCCCCTTCAGGagccaaggggggggggggggggtctgacacCGAAGGGACTGGCAGCTGACGGCAGGGGCAGCGCGTGCCAGGCGGTGAAAGGATCATTCTGTCCGGGATGACCTTAAACTGGCTCAGTTCGGCTCGATTCGATGGAGttgaaccagaaccagcaccatcacacacacacacacacacacacacacacacacacacacacacacacactcgcaagCTAACCATAACTTTGTTCTTGAGCCGGTGTTCGGAACTACTCCTCCCTTTAGCGTGCGCGAGGACAGCCACTCCAAACCGGTAAACGACAGAATTAGTCAGGAGGTGACCGAGGAGTAGTTGAAGCGCGACTATGGGTTAGTTAGTAGTCCTCAATGGGCTCTGCTAACGGCTAGCGGCGCTAGCAGCTAGGCTACCCGGCTAATAATGTGTCTTATTTCGGATGTTGGAGGGAGCCCGGGGAGGGACGCGGGCATCAGGGGCAGGAGAGCGCTGCTTTCCCGCTCCCGCTCCCGCCCTAAACGCTCGCGCAGACAGTTAAACCTGCGGTTCCCCTCCCAGACCGCCACAATAGCGGCTCCATTGAGCGCTCTTTGCGGAATTCAAATTACCTGGAGCCGAACACTTTAGAACAGCTGATGGAGCTACTGACGTCGCACAAAGCCTTATAACTGGGATCCCGAGCATGTTCCCTCTCCACGTGGAAGGCGTACAGAGACAGCAGTATGCCCAGGAGGCACACGAGGACCCGGGCTATTCTTTCCCACCGAGGGGTGGATACTCTCAGGACGGGCGCCGCCATCGCTGTCTGGCCTGGCTGGAGACACGCATACATACGCAGGGAGCTCGCCTGCGACACACAGCTGCGACGTGGACTCTGCGTCACCACGTTCCGCGACGCCGGGGGCGGGGCGATGGGCGGGGCGATGGGCGGGGcgcggggaggggaggggcgcGGGAACCCAGCCAGGGCGCGTTCAAGACAACAACCTGTGGAAACAGCAGCGATGTGGCTGCGCTGttagctgtttttattcatgaCGCAGCGACAATACAGCACACACCACTTAAATCTTTACATCCTTTCGCCCACATTGAGCTCAATTAGTTTTCATCCTCGTTCACGCGACAcgctttaaaataaagatacGAAAACGGTTGACGCGATACAATACCAAGTATCGGTATTAGTTTGCAAGAGTCAAAATTAAATCCTCATAATCCTCTTTGGGCGACCTGCTATAATTATGTTTATCAAAATTcatcaaaaaataaaaccatgttAGGCTCAGTGTTTATTTAAACAACGTTAAGAAGAGTCTATTTACAAGGGAGTCAGAGGCGAGCTCGATCACGTGACTGCGCGAATATAAACAGAGGGTGACATCACTTGTTTACTCGCTCCGAGACTCGTCGACCCGACAAGCTGCAGTATTCCGTCTCCAAATGGCGACAGACATCGAGAGGCTGGTCTCTTTCGAAGAGGCATATTACGATCAATACGATTACTATAATCTGATGGAATACTCATGCCACGCGCGCGGCAAAGGCAGGACCAAGAGGGAGATCGAGCTGAACACGAACCGCCACAGCCCCGCAGGACACGAGAGGAAGATCGTGGAAAAATTTCAGAACAGCGAGATGAAGCGCAGAAGGACCAAGAGTTCGCCGTCGTAAGGGCCCCCCTCGCTTCTCCAGGTGAGGTGTAGAGGTGCAGGTGTGTTTCCGCGGCAGGTAGCGGTGCAGGTGTGTTGCTGCGGCATTACCCCGGCGGCCCGCCTGCTGCCGTGCTGACCCGGATCCCGCAGCGGCCCTCGCTTCATGGCCTTCTTCTTATTTCCCTCTAGATGTGGACCTGACCGGTGTCTGTGGTGTTGACCGTGGTGCTCGAGTGTCGTCTCTGCCTTCCCCGACCCACCGAACGGAGCCTGTGACTCCCGCTGCCCCGCAGGCGGTCGTTAAACGGCTCAACATTCCACACTAACCTGCAACTAGATCTTTGGCTCTCAAGTTACCGCCTGTGCAAGAATAGTTCCTGTTTTATAGGTCATTGGTGTGTGTGCTTCATAGCTATAAGCGCGCGTTTAGTCACTTCTGTGGGTGCAGAAGACGTGCTGGATTTTAATTctattgaaataaatgtgattaaaacacatttgcatcatATTGTCCTTGCTTACACTTTGATAAAAACGTATTCTGACCGTTATATGATGAAAtataggtgtttttttttagaaggcAGGCACACCCAAGGCGAAGGATGTGGATATTGGCTTTCTGCCTGAGGACACGcagaaaaaggaaatgtttgTGCACAGTGACTCACAAGTGAACTGGTTCAGACACTGGCAAGCAGGGCAGTGAGCCGATACCAACCAGGACTTGTGCAGGTTTTAAATGGAGCCCTCTTATTTCCAGGCCATCACAATCATCTGTTCTGTTGCGTACTAATGCGCTCCAGAGGTAATGGCTGCAGGGCATCTGGCGAAGCAGCCCTGTTCTAAAACAATATTCAACAATTAATGctacttttattaaaaaggGGGACAAACAGGCAAAGCAAAAGCTGTTCGAGCCTGTTTCTCATTGTT
This window harbors:
- the vkorc1l1 gene encoding vitamin K epoxide reductase complex subunit 1-like protein 1: MAAPVLRVSTPRWERIARVLVCLLGILLSLYAFHVEREHARDPSYKALCDVSSSISCSKVFGSRWGRGFGLLGSIFGNDSALNQPNSVYGIVFYAFQLLLGMTVSAMAALILMTTSIMSVVGSLYLGYILYFVLKDLCVICVTTYALNFILFVLNYKRLVYLNEAWKQKLQAKQD